Proteins encoded together in one Haloarcula rubripromontorii window:
- the dapB gene encoding 4-hydroxy-tetrahydrodipicolinate reductase, whose amino-acid sequence MTRVAVNGVTGQMGGAVIEAATDSEVVVGFATSDVDAVDGVPVVHPAEAVEALQEYDVDVVVDFAVPEGALTVAEACVEAGVPMVVGTTGFDEDGLTRLQDASEEIPLLKATNFSQGIQVLQRLVSEAVGTLDDYDLELMETHHNRKVDAPSGTASSILDVIQDERDVEPVYGREGHAPREDDEIGVFARRAGDIRGEHELVLAGNDEVLSLSHRAEDRGVFAAGALDAATWLVGRDAGWYEFGDVVDA is encoded by the coding sequence ATGACGCGGGTGGCGGTCAACGGCGTCACCGGCCAGATGGGCGGGGCCGTCATCGAGGCCGCCACCGACAGCGAGGTCGTGGTCGGCTTCGCGACGAGCGACGTGGACGCAGTCGACGGCGTCCCGGTCGTCCACCCGGCCGAGGCTGTCGAGGCGCTGCAGGAGTACGACGTGGACGTTGTCGTCGACTTCGCCGTCCCCGAGGGCGCGCTGACCGTCGCCGAGGCCTGCGTCGAGGCGGGCGTCCCGATGGTCGTCGGGACCACCGGTTTCGACGAGGACGGGCTGACTCGCCTGCAAGACGCAAGCGAGGAGATCCCGCTGCTGAAGGCCACGAATTTCTCGCAGGGGATTCAGGTCCTCCAGCGCCTCGTCAGCGAGGCAGTCGGCACGCTCGATGACTACGACCTCGAACTCATGGAGACCCACCACAACCGTAAAGTCGACGCGCCGTCGGGAACTGCCAGCAGCATCCTCGACGTGATTCAGGACGAGCGCGACGTGGAGCCGGTGTACGGTCGGGAAGGCCACGCCCCGCGTGAAGACGACGAGATCGGTGTGTTCGCCCGCCGGGCTGGCGACATTCGCGGAGAGCACGAACTCGTGCTGGCCGGCAACGACGAAGTCCTCTCACTCTCGCATCGGGCCGAGGACCGCGGTGTGTTCGCCGCCGGCGCACTCGATGCGGCAACGTGGCTCGTCGGCCGTGACGCGGGCTGGTACGAGTTTGGCGATGTTGTAGACGCGTAA
- a CDS encoding methyltransferase domain-containing protein yields the protein MAYLFVHEDREYLLDPGERFESDLGILEVPEDVEPGDVVETHLGTGFTVRRLRGPDLFTHLERTGAPMMPRDVGLVVGKTGVAAADRVLDAGTGTGILSAYMGRIGADVVTYEQDPEFAEVARQNMEIAGVADTVEVRTGDITDDLDDLSGFDVLTLDTEDAPTVVERTPTLLERGGSLAVYSPFVENTREVVATATEVGLDGVETLDTIQREMDFDDRGSRPSTGGVGHTGYLTFARRP from the coding sequence GTGGCGTACCTCTTCGTCCACGAAGACCGCGAGTACCTGCTGGACCCCGGCGAGCGGTTCGAATCCGACCTCGGTATTTTAGAGGTGCCCGAGGACGTGGAACCGGGCGACGTCGTTGAGACCCATCTGGGGACTGGCTTCACCGTCCGCCGACTGCGCGGCCCGGACCTGTTCACCCACCTCGAACGCACCGGCGCGCCGATGATGCCCCGCGACGTTGGGCTGGTCGTCGGCAAGACCGGCGTGGCAGCGGCAGATCGCGTCCTCGATGCCGGGACCGGGACCGGCATCCTCAGCGCATACATGGGCCGCATTGGCGCTGACGTGGTTACCTATGAGCAGGACCCCGAGTTCGCAGAGGTCGCGCGCCAGAACATGGAGATCGCTGGCGTCGCGGACACCGTTGAGGTCCGGACCGGCGACATCACCGATGACCTCGATGACCTCTCGGGCTTTGACGTGCTGACGCTTGATACCGAGGACGCACCGACTGTGGTCGAGCGAACGCCCACGCTGCTGGAACGGGGCGGGTCGCTGGCGGTGTACTCCCCGTTCGTGGAGAACACGCGCGAGGTTGTGGCAACAGCCACTGAGGTCGGCCTCGACGGCGTCGAGACGCTTGACACCATCCAGCGGGAGATGGACTTCGACGACCGCGGCTCCCGACCGTCGACCGGCGGTGTCGGCCACACCGGCTATCTGACGTTCGCGCGGCGTCCTTGA
- a CDS encoding 2,3,4,5-tetrahydropyridine-2,6-dicarboxylate N-succinyltransferase, with product MSLKADIDDLWQRKQDGLSATDATDDHLAVLDEFLAALEAGEVRAAEKAGGEWDANAWVKQGILLNFGLRETVAREYGGVDYHDVLPLRQTSDLGERGTRNTPDGTTIRRGAYLGEDCIMMSPSFVNIGAYVGDGTLVDSCDTVGSCAQIGENVKLGANTLIGGVLEPVENAPVIVEDEVSLGAGCRVTSGFVVGEGSIVGENTLLTPRIPVYDLVEDEVLYGELPPERRAFQRFVDSSVGENDLIPGGAYKPAVVATDVEEETLEATEREDALRE from the coding sequence ATGAGCCTCAAAGCCGATATCGACGACCTCTGGCAACGGAAACAGGACGGCCTGTCAGCGACCGACGCGACGGACGACCACCTCGCCGTACTCGACGAGTTCCTCGCGGCGCTGGAAGCCGGCGAGGTCCGCGCCGCGGAGAAGGCAGGCGGCGAGTGGGACGCAAACGCCTGGGTCAAACAGGGAATTCTGCTGAACTTCGGCCTCCGCGAGACGGTGGCCCGCGAGTACGGCGGCGTCGACTACCACGACGTACTGCCGCTGCGCCAGACGAGCGACCTCGGCGAGCGCGGGACCCGCAACACGCCGGACGGCACGACCATCCGCCGGGGCGCGTACCTCGGCGAGGACTGCATCATGATGTCGCCCTCCTTCGTCAACATCGGGGCCTACGTCGGCGACGGCACGCTCGTCGACTCCTGTGACACCGTCGGCTCCTGCGCGCAGATCGGCGAGAACGTCAAGCTCGGGGCGAACACGCTCATCGGCGGCGTCCTCGAACCGGTCGAGAACGCGCCGGTCATCGTCGAGGACGAGGTCTCGCTGGGCGCTGGCTGTCGCGTCACCAGCGGCTTTGTCGTCGGCGAGGGCTCGATTGTCGGCGAGAACACGCTCCTGACCCCGCGGATTCCCGTCTACGACCTCGTCGAAGACGAAGTGCTGTACGGCGAACTCCCGCCGGAGCGCCGCGCCTTCCAGCGCTTCGTCGACTCCTCCGTCGGCGAGAACGACCTCATCCCCGGCGGGGCGTACAAGCCCGCCGTCGTGGCGACTGATGTGGAAGAGGAGACGCTGGAAGCGACGGAGCGGGAAGACGCGCTTCGGGAGTAG
- a CDS encoding AEC family transporter, whose protein sequence is MSLLSIFATAILPVVAVAGAGFALGRLKGTDPDALNTITVYVLAPALVVHSLATSSLAGNTILSVVLAVVLFTTAMLLLAEGVGRLTGHSEPLLGAFVLVSIFPNTGNYGIPLADFAFGATGRSTAVLVTALQGVLLYTVGIYIAARGSGGSPLADMRRVFGVPLIYAVVVALALRWVGAVPPTESTAMQTLELLGNASIPVMLLILGIQLSNVDGDSDFRSVSIASAMKLLLAPVLAFAAVLAVGFQNQTVARVVVLLLATPTGVTTIILVGAFSHQSTDRSPGEFVSATVFLTTVTSAVTVTLLVWLLQSGLVL, encoded by the coding sequence GTGTCACTGCTGTCTATCTTCGCCACAGCGATCCTCCCGGTCGTCGCCGTCGCTGGGGCCGGCTTCGCGCTCGGCCGGCTGAAAGGCACTGACCCCGACGCGCTCAACACCATCACGGTGTACGTCCTCGCGCCGGCGCTGGTGGTCCACAGTCTGGCCACGTCCTCGCTGGCCGGCAACACGATCCTGAGCGTCGTCCTCGCCGTCGTGCTGTTTACCACCGCGATGCTCCTCCTCGCGGAGGGCGTCGGCCGCCTGACCGGCCACTCGGAACCGCTTCTGGGTGCGTTCGTCCTTGTCTCTATCTTCCCCAACACCGGGAACTACGGCATTCCCCTGGCAGATTTCGCCTTCGGTGCGACAGGGCGCAGTACGGCCGTTCTCGTGACCGCGTTGCAGGGCGTGTTGCTCTACACCGTCGGCATTTACATCGCTGCGCGGGGCAGCGGCGGCAGCCCGCTGGCGGATATGCGTCGCGTGTTCGGTGTGCCGCTCATCTACGCTGTTGTCGTTGCGCTTGCACTCCGATGGGTCGGCGCGGTGCCGCCGACGGAGTCGACGGCGATGCAGACGCTGGAACTGCTGGGCAACGCCTCGATTCCGGTGATGTTGCTCATCCTCGGGATTCAGCTATCGAACGTCGACGGCGACAGCGATTTCCGGTCGGTCAGTATCGCCAGCGCGATGAAGCTCCTGTTGGCTCCGGTGCTCGCGTTCGCCGCAGTACTTGCCGTCGGATTCCAGAATCAGACGGTCGCGCGGGTAGTCGTGCTGCTGTTGGCGACGCCGACCGGCGTGACGACCATCATCCTCGTCGGTGCGTTCAGTCACCAGAGTACGGACCGTTCGCCGGGTGAATTCGTCAGCGCGACGGTGTTCCTGACGACCGTCACCAGCGCGGTGACAGTCACGCTGCTGGTGTGGCTGCTGCAGTCCGGACTGGTGCTGTGA
- a CDS encoding PUA domain-containing protein, whose translation MSDDEFRGLRRAADYQFGGGGGMALFAGPDALDVTHTSSGRPRQVHATDGRIATYGADGRFRLGLAGGNRLLDAFDAPRHRVVVGDESEPFIREGRNAFAKFVQSADSELRPGDEALVVHEDGYLLAVGRAELPGSGMDDFETGMAVKVRQGAED comes from the coding sequence ATGAGTGACGATGAGTTCCGCGGGCTCCGGCGTGCGGCCGACTACCAGTTCGGCGGTGGCGGCGGAATGGCGCTGTTCGCAGGCCCTGATGCCCTTGACGTAACACACACAAGCTCCGGCCGTCCGCGACAGGTCCATGCCACGGATGGTCGCATCGCCACGTACGGCGCCGACGGGCGCTTTCGGCTCGGGCTTGCCGGCGGGAACCGGCTTCTCGATGCGTTCGACGCCCCGCGACACCGCGTGGTCGTCGGCGACGAGAGCGAGCCGTTCATCCGCGAGGGCCGCAACGCCTTCGCGAAGTTCGTCCAGTCCGCCGACAGCGAACTCCGCCCGGGCGACGAAGCCCTCGTCGTCCACGAGGACGGCTATCTGCTCGCCGTCGGCCGCGCGGAACTGCCCGGCAGCGGTATGGACGACTTCGAGACGGGCATGGCCGTGAAGGTCCGACAGGGCGCTGAGGACTGA
- a CDS encoding LabA-like NYN domain-containing protein: protein MTVSQPGQRVAVLADAQNLYHTARSLYSRNIDYEALLEEAVDGRELTRAIAYVIRADSPEEETFFEALVDIGFETRIKDIKTFQDGSKKADWDVGMSLDAVSLANHVDTVVLCTGDGDFARVCRYLRHEGCRVEAMGFEESSSEDLKAAVDGFIDMSADSDRFLL, encoded by the coding sequence ATGACAGTTTCCCAGCCAGGACAGCGCGTGGCCGTACTGGCCGACGCGCAAAACCTCTACCACACTGCCCGGAGTCTTTACTCGCGGAACATCGACTACGAGGCACTACTGGAAGAGGCCGTTGACGGCCGCGAACTGACTCGTGCTATCGCCTACGTCATCCGGGCAGACTCGCCCGAAGAAGAGACCTTTTTCGAAGCGCTCGTCGACATTGGCTTCGAGACGCGCATCAAAGACATCAAAACATTTCAGGACGGGTCGAAGAAGGCAGACTGGGATGTCGGAATGAGCCTCGACGCGGTCTCGTTGGCGAACCACGTCGATACGGTAGTGCTCTGTACCGGTGACGGTGACTTCGCCCGTGTCTGTCGGTATCTCCGCCACGAAGGCTGTCGCGTCGAAGCAATGGGCTTCGAGGAGTCGTCCTCCGAAGACCTCAAAGCGGCCGTTGATGGGTTTATCGACATGAGCGCCGATTCAGACAGGTTCCTGTTATAA
- a CDS encoding glycoside hydrolase family 97 catalytic domain-containing protein, translated as MTDDDWHDRSVNRRDFLSGLSGLVAAAAYSKEVPDAVAAQVTAGDSSDTQQVTSPDGTIAVTVDVSSGVPQYEVAFGGTTYIAPSPIGFEFADQAAFGTAVSGSGPDITVTGSESGTTTETWEPEWGDFATVSEEYSYLRVGLEETVSPGRSANIEVRVFNDGLGFRVAFDDDFGDFTISSETTEFNFSGDYTAWWIENEYVNPRFEQEYTESSLSDIPAGNKTIRPNDNVVRAGAHTPLTMAAGDGTYLSVHESNLDDYASMALAAQSDSGSREMAVDLAPLPDGNKVAASAPHVTPWRTVQIGTSPGDLVESQLVPLLADPLDESAFPTNSDGSADTSWLESGRKYTGIWWTMIAGSANWEYKSDSEIESNGNNPAEYVHGARTERMKRYMKFAAEHSIDSVLAEGWNQGWDTYPGDGTGLEMAVDESYPDFDVQAVTDYGASRSNPVKMTMHNETAGNIVTYEDEINTDNIFSGYENAGIRSIKNGYVSDPGLGFDGDGSTPSHNQHCQISVNHHRFVIQQAAANRQMLEIHEGLKPTGEIRTYPNVAAREVVKAQEYDGFDSLGANVGRDHHVLLPFTRMLAGPTSYQPGIFDITFNDSEGDQIQTTRAKQLAMYPNYLGGIQMAADRMEAYIDESFGVGEFIQAQSGTLNGMITADRWRNAFGAHYVPVDPNREPEGAAVRFTVTDVPSSGTYDLHLRYAADQEDNSTAVQNNGSPEATLVVNGTEQTLAPSFTTYWDTWDIHTVSVQLDAGTNRLAITLGPNDVGGFNLNTVGVTEQGAGAPFPAAYTDFTDSVAAAENYDTEPEFDYIEAVPVSWDETVAVDGQIGDYAVTAKRSGSEWYLGAMTDGTARDVTVSLDFLSSQTDGWTVTEYADAAEAGVDNNPTAVVISDYDVTAGDSVTLSMGASGGTAMRIVPSDGSDTNDIVSGEAYVLRNENSGKALDVEFASTSDGTNVHQYEYSGGENQQWVVTDLGTGYYKLEAVHSGKALDVEAAATGDGANVHQYEYSGGENQQWAIRENADGTYRLLARHSGKALDVEAGATTDGANVQQYSYVGGDNQKWTFEQL; from the coding sequence ATGACTGACGACGATTGGCACGATCGTTCGGTGAATCGGCGTGACTTCCTCAGCGGCCTCTCAGGGCTGGTGGCAGCCGCAGCGTACTCCAAGGAGGTCCCCGATGCGGTGGCAGCACAGGTAACTGCCGGTGACAGCTCCGATACCCAGCAGGTGACATCTCCGGATGGCACCATTGCAGTCACTGTCGATGTCTCCTCGGGCGTCCCGCAGTACGAGGTTGCGTTCGGCGGGACGACCTACATCGCTCCGTCGCCGATCGGGTTCGAGTTCGCGGATCAGGCGGCCTTTGGCACAGCCGTCAGCGGGTCCGGACCGGACATCACTGTCACGGGAAGCGAGAGCGGAACCACCACAGAGACGTGGGAGCCGGAATGGGGTGATTTCGCGACAGTCTCCGAGGAGTACAGCTATCTCCGGGTCGGCCTCGAAGAAACGGTGAGTCCCGGCCGGTCAGCGAACATCGAAGTGCGCGTGTTCAACGACGGCCTCGGCTTCCGCGTCGCGTTCGACGACGACTTCGGCGATTTCACCATCAGCAGCGAGACGACGGAGTTCAACTTCAGCGGCGATTACACCGCGTGGTGGATTGAGAACGAGTACGTCAATCCCCGCTTCGAACAGGAGTACACCGAGAGCTCGCTCAGCGACATTCCGGCCGGGAATAAGACGATTCGTCCCAACGACAACGTCGTTCGCGCCGGTGCACACACCCCGCTGACGATGGCGGCCGGCGACGGCACGTATCTCAGCGTTCACGAGTCGAACCTCGACGACTACGCGTCGATGGCACTCGCTGCCCAGTCCGACAGCGGGAGTAGGGAGATGGCCGTCGACCTGGCGCCGCTCCCGGACGGAAACAAGGTGGCGGCGTCGGCACCGCACGTCACGCCCTGGCGGACTGTCCAGATCGGGACCTCGCCCGGTGATCTCGTCGAATCACAGCTGGTGCCACTGCTCGCTGACCCGCTGGATGAGAGTGCGTTCCCGACGAATTCCGATGGTTCCGCCGACACCAGTTGGCTGGAAAGCGGCCGGAAGTACACCGGTATCTGGTGGACGATGATCGCGGGCAGCGCGAACTGGGAGTACAAGAGCGACAGCGAGATCGAGAGCAACGGCAACAACCCCGCCGAGTACGTCCACGGAGCGCGGACCGAGCGGATGAAGCGGTACATGAAATTCGCCGCCGAGCACAGTATCGACAGTGTGCTCGCCGAAGGATGGAATCAGGGCTGGGACACCTACCCCGGGGACGGCACTGGGTTAGAGATGGCCGTCGACGAATCCTATCCGGATTTCGACGTTCAGGCGGTCACCGACTACGGTGCAAGCCGCTCGAACCCCGTCAAGATGACGATGCACAACGAGACGGCCGGAAACATCGTCACCTACGAGGACGAAATCAACACCGACAACATCTTTTCCGGCTACGAGAACGCCGGTATTCGGTCTATCAAGAACGGCTACGTCTCGGACCCCGGACTGGGCTTTGACGGCGACGGCTCGACCCCCTCGCACAACCAACACTGTCAGATTTCGGTCAACCACCATCGATTCGTCATCCAGCAGGCCGCCGCGAACCGGCAGATGCTGGAGATTCACGAGGGTCTCAAGCCAACGGGAGAAATCCGGACGTACCCGAACGTCGCGGCCCGCGAAGTGGTCAAGGCCCAGGAGTACGACGGCTTCGACTCGCTGGGCGCGAACGTCGGCCGCGACCACCACGTCCTTCTTCCGTTCACCCGGATGCTTGCCGGGCCGACGAGCTACCAGCCCGGCATCTTCGACATCACGTTCAACGACAGCGAAGGCGACCAGATCCAGACTACGCGCGCCAAACAGCTCGCGATGTACCCGAACTATCTGGGCGGTATCCAGATGGCTGCCGACCGTATGGAGGCCTATATCGACGAGTCGTTCGGCGTCGGTGAGTTCATCCAGGCCCAGTCAGGCACACTGAACGGCATGATTACTGCCGACCGCTGGCGCAACGCCTTCGGCGCGCACTACGTTCCGGTCGACCCGAACCGCGAGCCAGAGGGCGCGGCGGTGCGTTTCACTGTGACGGATGTCCCCAGTAGCGGGACGTACGACCTCCACTTGCGCTATGCCGCCGACCAGGAAGACAATTCGACAGCGGTCCAGAACAACGGGAGTCCCGAAGCAACTCTCGTCGTCAACGGTACGGAGCAGACGCTTGCGCCGTCGTTCACCACGTACTGGGATACGTGGGACATCCACACTGTTTCGGTCCAACTCGACGCGGGCACGAACAGGCTCGCTATCACACTCGGGCCGAACGACGTCGGCGGCTTCAACCTCAACACCGTCGGCGTCACCGAGCAGGGTGCCGGCGCACCGTTCCCGGCCGCCTACACCGACTTCACCGACAGCGTCGCCGCCGCCGAGAACTACGACACCGAACCGGAGTTCGACTACATCGAGGCCGTCCCCGTGAGCTGGGACGAGACGGTCGCTGTCGACGGCCAGATCGGGGACTACGCTGTCACGGCCAAGCGAAGCGGTAGCGAGTGGTATCTCGGCGCGATGACCGACGGAACCGCCCGCGACGTGACCGTCTCACTCGATTTCCTGTCGAGTCAGACTGACGGCTGGACCGTCACCGAGTACGCCGACGCTGCCGAGGCTGGCGTTGACAACAACCCGACAGCGGTCGTCATCAGCGACTACGACGTGACCGCAGGTGACAGCGTGACCCTCTCGATGGGCGCAAGCGGCGGGACCGCGATGCGAATCGTCCCGTCCGACGGCAGTGACACGAACGACATCGTCTCCGGTGAAGCGTACGTCCTCCGGAACGAGAACAGCGGGAAAGCGCTGGATGTCGAGTTCGCTTCGACCAGTGACGGCACGAACGTCCACCAGTACGAGTACAGCGGCGGCGAGAACCAGCAGTGGGTCGTCACTGACCTCGGCACCGGCTACTACAAACTGGAAGCCGTCCACAGCGGGAAGGCGCTGGACGTCGAGGCGGCTGCGACCGGCGATGGCGCGAACGTCCATCAGTACGAGTACAGCGGCGGCGAGAATCAGCAGTGGGCCATCAGGGAGAACGCCGACGGCACCTACCGACTCCTGGCACGCCACAGCGGAAAGGCGCTGGATGTCGAGGCAGGCGCAACGACTGACGGCGCGAACGTTCAGCAGTACAGCTACGTCGGAGGCGACAACCAGAAGTGGACGTTCGAACAGCTGTAA
- a CDS encoding nascent polypeptide-associated complex protein translates to MFGGGGGMNPRKMKQMMEQMGIDMEDIDAQEVIIRTPDEELVFDDAEVQLMEAQGQKTYQVVGEPESRELGSGEESAAADDADETASDSGVDEDDVELVAMRAGVDEDTAREALEANDGDLADAVDELE, encoded by the coding sequence ATGTTTGGCGGAGGCGGCGGGATGAACCCGCGCAAGATGAAACAGATGATGGAACAGATGGGCATCGACATGGAGGACATCGATGCGCAGGAAGTGATTATCCGCACGCCGGACGAGGAACTCGTCTTCGACGACGCGGAGGTCCAGCTCATGGAAGCTCAGGGCCAGAAAACGTATCAGGTCGTCGGCGAGCCCGAAAGCCGGGAACTCGGCTCCGGTGAGGAGTCGGCGGCGGCCGACGACGCCGACGAAACCGCCAGCGACTCCGGCGTCGACGAGGACGACGTCGAACTCGTTGCGATGCGAGCCGGCGTCGACGAAGACACCGCGCGAGAGGCCCTCGAGGCCAACGACGGCGACCTCGCGGACGCGGTCGACGAACTGGAGTAA
- a CDS encoding transcription factor S — protein MEFCDECGSMMKTDDERWVCGSCGYEKARNAETEQEMAVTTQGQEESEVVDTSEVDAEDMGPTTGARCPECGNERAFYEMKQIRAADESETRFFTCTECEHKWREDDH, from the coding sequence ATGGAGTTTTGCGACGAATGCGGTTCGATGATGAAAACGGACGACGAGCGCTGGGTCTGCGGTAGCTGCGGCTACGAGAAGGCGCGAAACGCCGAGACCGAACAGGAAATGGCCGTCACCACGCAGGGCCAGGAGGAGTCGGAAGTCGTCGACACCTCCGAGGTCGATGCCGAAGACATGGGGCCGACGACGGGTGCCCGCTGTCCGGAGTGTGGCAACGAGCGAGCGTTCTACGAGATGAAGCAGATACGCGCGGCCGACGAGTCCGAGACACGCTTTTTCACCTGCACCGAGTGCGAACACAAGTGGCGAGAGGACGACCACTGA
- the dapA gene encoding 4-hydroxy-tetrahydrodipicolinate synthase: MTAIDFRGVFPAMCTPFHQDGSIDFETLRQDAQRLESAGVDGLVPVGSTGESATLSHDEHIEVVEAVIDAVDDVPVIAGSGSNNTKEALELSRRSADAGADALLLISPYYNKPEQQGFIDHYTTLADAVDLPQIVYNVPSRTGQNIEPETAVELASHPNIRAYKAASGDMNQISEIIERTRDEDFAVLSGDDGMTLPMLSVGGTGCISVSANIEPERTCAMVGAALSGDFERARQIHHELGPLFRAMFVETNPIPVKEAMRIRGYGPAYLRSPLTRLSDEHLDHLRDVLATLETEDLEDEYAEAER, encoded by the coding sequence ATGACAGCTATCGACTTCCGCGGCGTGTTCCCGGCGATGTGCACGCCGTTTCACCAGGACGGCAGTATTGACTTCGAAACACTCAGACAGGACGCTCAGCGGCTCGAATCCGCTGGCGTCGACGGCCTCGTTCCCGTCGGCTCGACCGGCGAGTCGGCGACGCTCTCACACGACGAACACATCGAGGTCGTCGAGGCGGTCATCGACGCTGTCGACGACGTGCCGGTTATCGCCGGCTCAGGGTCGAACAACACCAAGGAAGCACTGGAGCTCTCCCGGCGCTCCGCCGACGCCGGCGCTGACGCCCTGTTGCTCATCTCGCCGTACTACAACAAGCCCGAACAGCAGGGGTTCATCGACCACTACACGACGCTGGCTGACGCCGTCGACCTGCCACAGATAGTGTACAACGTCCCTTCACGGACGGGCCAGAACATCGAACCCGAAACGGCGGTCGAGCTCGCTTCGCACCCGAACATCCGGGCGTACAAGGCCGCGAGCGGCGACATGAACCAGATCTCAGAGATCATCGAGCGCACCCGGGACGAGGACTTCGCAGTGCTGTCCGGCGACGACGGGATGACGCTGCCGATGCTGTCGGTCGGCGGGACCGGCTGTATCTCCGTCTCGGCCAACATCGAACCGGAGCGCACCTGTGCCATGGTCGGTGCGGCACTGTCCGGCGACTTCGAGCGCGCCCGCCAGATTCACCACGAACTCGGCCCGCTGTTCCGCGCGATGTTCGTCGAAACCAACCCCATCCCGGTCAAGGAGGCCATGCGAATCCGCGGGTACGGCCCGGCGTACCTCCGCTCGCCGCTGACCCGACTCTCGGACGAACACCTCGACCACCTGCGCGACGTGCTGGCGACGCTGGAAACCGAGGACCTCGAAGACGAGTACGCGGAGGCCGAGCGATGA
- a CDS encoding aldehyde dehydrogenase family protein — protein sequence MSSDSKQQSVTERKSAIKKRHTQAANEVLPDRRELYIGGEWVQSSAGETFETIDPTTGETLAEVQAGTAEDIDSAVAAAWDAYDETYSEMSTGARQAMLDSIADAIAERSEEFAKLESLDNGKPISEARIDIDLVIDHFRYFAGLARSGEGRTIETDDSRHVQTLREPYGVVGQIIPWNFPLLMAAWKLAPALSAGNTVVLKPAEETPLSILKLMEITEDVIPDGVVNVVTGFGPEAGEPLSKHPDIRKLAFTGSTEIGSEVMQSAAETITDVTLELGGKSPLIVFPDADLEQAVQTTITAIFFNTGECCCAGSRLFVHEDIKDEFLNELAAAAEDLTVDDPLLEATDLGPKVTAEQVERTLGYIEEAEQEGAAFVTGGSQPDDEALSDGCFVAPTLIDEIDHDSKPVQEEIFGPVQEVFSWSEYDEMMELANDVDYGLAAGVLTEDLSKAHQCAKDIEAGNIWVNTYNDFPAGQPFGGYKQSGIGREIGEETIEHYTQTKTVNISLD from the coding sequence ATGTCTAGTGACAGCAAGCAACAGAGCGTCACCGAGCGGAAGTCAGCGATAAAGAAGCGTCACACACAGGCGGCAAACGAGGTGCTGCCGGATCGGCGGGAACTGTACATCGGTGGGGAATGGGTCCAGAGCAGCGCCGGGGAGACATTCGAAACCATAGACCCGACAACCGGTGAAACGCTTGCGGAAGTACAAGCCGGCACTGCGGAGGACATTGACAGTGCGGTTGCGGCCGCATGGGACGCATACGACGAGACGTATAGCGAGATGTCGACAGGCGCACGCCAGGCAATGCTGGACAGTATCGCAGATGCCATTGCGGAGCGCAGCGAGGAGTTCGCGAAGCTCGAAAGTTTAGATAACGGGAAACCGATTAGCGAGGCTCGGATCGATATTGACCTCGTTATCGACCACTTCCGGTATTTCGCAGGTCTCGCTCGGTCGGGCGAGGGACGGACCATCGAAACTGACGACAGCCGGCACGTCCAGACACTCCGGGAGCCGTATGGGGTTGTTGGACAGATAATCCCGTGGAACTTCCCGCTGCTGATGGCGGCCTGGAAGCTCGCCCCGGCGCTGTCGGCTGGTAACACCGTCGTACTGAAGCCTGCCGAGGAGACGCCGCTGAGTATTCTCAAACTGATGGAAATTACGGAAGATGTGATTCCTGACGGCGTCGTTAACGTCGTCACCGGGTTCGGTCCGGAGGCGGGGGAGCCGCTCTCGAAACATCCTGACATCCGGAAACTAGCGTTCACTGGATCGACAGAAATTGGGAGTGAAGTGATGCAAAGCGCCGCCGAAACCATAACCGACGTGACGCTGGAGCTGGGCGGAAAGAGTCCGCTCATTGTGTTCCCCGATGCGGACCTGGAACAGGCTGTCCAGACGACGATTACGGCAATCTTCTTTAATACTGGTGAGTGCTGCTGTGCCGGGTCACGGTTGTTCGTCCATGAAGACATCAAAGACGAGTTCCTGAATGAGCTTGCGGCTGCAGCCGAGGACCTAACTGTCGATGACCCACTGCTGGAGGCGACAGACCTCGGCCCGAAAGTGACCGCGGAGCAGGTCGAGCGGACGCTGGGCTACATAGAGGAGGCAGAACAGGAAGGAGCCGCTTTCGTCACCGGAGGGAGTCAGCCGGATGACGAAGCCCTTTCCGATGGATGCTTCGTCGCGCCGACACTCATTGACGAGATTGACCACGACAGCAAACCGGTTCAGGAAGAAATCTTCGGCCCGGTCCAGGAAGTGTTCAGCTGGAGCGAGTACGATGAGATGATGGAACTGGCCAACGATGTCGACTACGGTCTCGCAGCAGGAGTCCTCACAGAAGACCTCTCGAAGGCCCACCAGTGTGCAAAAGACATCGAAGCGGGGAACATCTGGGTTAACACCTACAACGACTTCCCGGCAGGCCAGCCGTTCGGCGGATACAAGCAGTCGGGAATCGGTCGAGAGATCGGCGAGGAAACAATCGAACATTACACGCAGACGAAGACGGTGAATATTTCACTCGATTGA